The DNA segment GAACATATCGATACCGAAGCCATGTTCATGACAATTTTTGAAAATTTCCGTAAACAACGGGTTATACCCTAACCCCACTATCACCCTGAGTCTCAGACTCATCATGTAGAGGAACACTTGAAATGACTACACTATTTGACCCCATCACAGTTGGTGATCTTGAATTACCCAACCGTATCATTATGGCTCCCCTCACCCGCTCACGGGCTGACGCAGGTCGCGTGCCGAATGCACTCATGGCCGAATATTATGTACAACGTGCAACTGCCGGCCTAATCCTCAGCGAAGCTACATCTGTAACCCCAATGGGTGTTGGTTATGAAGATACGCCAGGGATCTGGTCAGATGAACAAGTTGAAGGCTGGAAAATCGTGACGAAAGCCGTTCACGCAGCAGGCGGCCGGATTTTCCTGCAGCTCTGGCACGTTGGCCGGATTTCTGATCCGTCATTACTGGATGGTAAATCGCCCGTAGCACCAAGCAGCATCGCCGCAAATGGTCATGTCAGTCTACTACGCCCACAGCGTCCATACCCAGTACCCCATGCCCTTGAAACCTCAGAAATTGCAGATGTTGTCGCCGCATTCCGTAAAGGTGCTGAAAATGCGAAAACAGCCGGCTTTGATGGTGTCCTGATCCATGGTGCCAATGGTTATTTGCTCGATCAATTTTTGCAAGACAGCACGAACAAGCGTACAGACCAATATGGTGGCTCTTTAGAAAACCGTGCACGTTTGCTGCTCGAAGTTACCGATGCCGCGATCTCTGTTTGGGGTGCCAATCGTGTTTCTGTACATCTAGCTCCTCGCGCAGATGCGCACGACATGGGTGACTCCAATCGCTCAGAAACTTTCGGTTATGTGGCCCGTGAATTAGGCAAACGTAAGATTGCTTTCATCAGTGCTCGCGAAAAAGAAGGTGAAGATAGTCTGGGGCCACAATTAAAAGCTGAATTCGGCGGCATTTATATTGCCAACGAACGTTTTAGCAAAGACAGTGCAAATCATTGGCTCAAGCAAGGCAATGCCGATGCAATTGCATTTGGTGTACCGTTTATTGCTAATCCAGATCTGCCTAAACGCTTGGCTCAGGGTGCCGAACTCAATGCGCCACGCCCAGAATACTTCTATGTTGGTGGTGCAACGGGTTATACCGACTACCCGGCACTCTAATCATCTCATAAATTGTGTTTAACATCAGAACCCTGTGGCAGTATGATATTGCGACAGGGTTCTTTTATTTAGAAAGAGACATACGTTATCGAATTCAAAAGCAAGTAACGGAGTTCCAAGACGTTGATCATCGGGCACTATTGCTCTTAGTCGTATGATCTCATTTAGAACTGATCACGTCCTTGAGGAGCGCTGTCATGAATACACAGACTATAGAACAAGCAAAGTCTGAATCATTTAGCAATGATGATGCCCGCTTTGCGGCGGTCTCTACTCGCGATTCCAATGCGGATGGCGTATTTTATTACTCTGTGAGTACAACGGGCATTTATTGCAGACCCTCGTGCCCTTCTCGTACGGCACTGCGCAAAAACATACACTTCTACAGCAGTTGCATGGAAGCGGAAAAAGCAGGCTATCGCCCTTGTATGCGCTGTAAACCCAATCAAACCACATCATCAGACCATTATGCTGCGTCGATTGCAGCGGCATGCAGGCTTATCGAAACTGCGGAAAAAACACCTACCCTTGATGAGCTTGCACTCAGTCAAAATATGAGTCGTTTTCACTTCCACCGCATCTTTAAAAGCATGACAGGAATCACTCCTAAAGAATATGCCGTTGCTCATCGAAATCGTAAGGTTCGGGCAGCATTGCAAGAAACCGAAACCATTGCTGATGCCATTTATAATGCGGGCTATGAATCCAACAGTCGCTTTTATACGACATCCACAGAAACACTCGGCATGACACCCTCGAATTTTCGCTCAGGAGGGGCAAATATCACGATTAAATTTGCCGTGGGTGCAAGCAGTCTAGGTTCAATCCTTGTCGCCAGCAGCGAGAAAGGAATTTGCGCCATACTGATGGATGATGAAGCAGATGTCCTCGTCAAAGACTTACAGGATCGTTTCCCTAAAGCGACCCTGATCGGCGGCGACCACGATTTTGAGCAATGGGTTGCAACAGTAGTTGGCTTTGTCGAAGCCCCACAGGTGGGTCTTGACTTGCCATTAGACATTCAAGGCACCGCTTTCCAACAACGAGTCTGGCAGGCCTTACAGACCATTCCATTGGGTACAACCGTCAGTTATGCAGATGTCGCGAATTTGATAGGAAGCCCTAAAGCCGTCCGCGCAGTGGCATCAGCATGTGCTGCCAATGCGATCGCCGTAGCAATCCCTTGCCATCGAGTTGTTCGCCGCGACGGCGGTCTTTCGGGCTATCGCTGGGGAATTGAAAGAAAACGCGAATTGCTCAAACGTGAAGCATCAGCCTCATGAATATGTAATCATACTTTGACGACGTTTATACAATATCTCCCGATATCTAGGTGAAACGATATTCACATCTCGGAATGTTTTTTTGACATAAAAGTATTATGCAGAATAAATCTGATACCCAGACTTTAGACCTCTTCGATGACTCATCCGATGAGGACCAAAAAGCGATTCCGCTTGCCGAAGGCGCCGTTGTATTACGGCGCTATGCTTTAGATTTTGCTGAAAATATCATGGATGAAATTCATACGATACTCGATCAAGCCCCGCTGAAAAAAATGTATACCCCTAGCGGTTTGCCGATGTCCGTACTGAGTAGCAGTTGTGGTCAGTATGGCTGGTTATCTGATCAGCAAGGATATCGCTACACACATCATGATCCGCAGCAAAGTAAACCTTGGCCAGATATTCCCAAATCATTTATGCAACTTGCACAAAACGCTGCAGCACAGGCTGGTTATCAAAACTTCATCCCTGACAGTTGCCTAATCAACTGTTATCGGACGGGTGCCAAGCTCTCTCTCCATCAAGATAAAGATGAACGTGATTTTAGTCAGCCCATTGTTTCTGTATCACTGGGTTTAAGCGCTATCTTCTTATTTGGCGGTTTAGAGCGTCATATTCGTCCGCTGCGTTATCGTCTAGAGCATGGTGATGTCGTGGTCTGGGGCGGAGCCACGCGACTTGCCTTTCATGGCATAGAACCCATTGTTGCTGGTCAGCATCCATTGACAGGTGATGTACGGTTTAATTTAACTTTTAGAAAAGTGTTTTAACCTAAAACCATGGCAAAACGTAGTATTTTAAAGTGACTTGTATTAGTGTGATTAAGCAATAATTTTTAAGTAGTGACTAAAACATGCAGATTCATGCGCAAACGGATATTGCCTATAGTCCGGCAGAACTTTTCTTATCCGACATCGATCAAGACTGGTTTCGGTTAATCGCCCAAATCGGCGCACGTCCACCACTTTCCATATCCTCAGCAGAACCCTATCAAGCATTGATTCATGCCATAGCTCACCAACAGCTCCATGGACGTGCCGCAGAGGCTATTCTGGGGCGATTTAAAGCAATGTATAACACTGACTTCCCTACGGCTGAAGATATCCTGAATACCGATCCATTGCGTCTGCGTGAATGTGGTTTTTCTGCAACCAAGATCACCACCATTATGGGCATTGCAGAAAAAACAATTGAAGGTATTGTACCTCCTAAAGCGCTTGCGCATACGCTCAGTAATGAAGAACTGATCAGCCGATTGACAACCCTGAGGGGAATCGGGCGCTGGACAGTTGAAATCTTCATGATGCATAACCTTGCCCGACCCGATATTTTACCCGTCGATGACTTCGGTGTCCGCGAGGGCTGGAAAATACTCAAGGCACTAGAGGCACAGCCTAAGCCTAAAGAGCTGGCCCAGATTGGTCAAGCGTGGAGCCCTTATCGGAGTACTGCGGCGTGGTACCTATGG comes from the Aquirhabdus parva genome and includes:
- the alkB gene encoding DNA oxidative demethylase AlkB; this encodes MQNKSDTQTLDLFDDSSDEDQKAIPLAEGAVVLRRYALDFAENIMDEIHTILDQAPLKKMYTPSGLPMSVLSSSCGQYGWLSDQQGYRYTHHDPQQSKPWPDIPKSFMQLAQNAAAQAGYQNFIPDSCLINCYRTGAKLSLHQDKDERDFSQPIVSVSLGLSAIFLFGGLERHIRPLRYRLEHGDVVVWGGATRLAFHGIEPIVAGQHPLTGDVRFNLTFRKVF
- a CDS encoding alkene reductase, whose product is MTTLFDPITVGDLELPNRIIMAPLTRSRADAGRVPNALMAEYYVQRATAGLILSEATSVTPMGVGYEDTPGIWSDEQVEGWKIVTKAVHAAGGRIFLQLWHVGRISDPSLLDGKSPVAPSSIAANGHVSLLRPQRPYPVPHALETSEIADVVAAFRKGAENAKTAGFDGVLIHGANGYLLDQFLQDSTNKRTDQYGGSLENRARLLLEVTDAAISVWGANRVSVHLAPRADAHDMGDSNRSETFGYVARELGKRKIAFISAREKEGEDSLGPQLKAEFGGIYIANERFSKDSANHWLKQGNADAIAFGVPFIANPDLPKRLAQGAELNAPRPEYFYVGGATGYTDYPAL
- the ada gene encoding bifunctional DNA-binding transcriptional regulator/O6-methylguanine-DNA methyltransferase Ada, which gives rise to MNTQTIEQAKSESFSNDDARFAAVSTRDSNADGVFYYSVSTTGIYCRPSCPSRTALRKNIHFYSSCMEAEKAGYRPCMRCKPNQTTSSDHYAASIAAACRLIETAEKTPTLDELALSQNMSRFHFHRIFKSMTGITPKEYAVAHRNRKVRAALQETETIADAIYNAGYESNSRFYTTSTETLGMTPSNFRSGGANITIKFAVGASSLGSILVASSEKGICAILMDDEADVLVKDLQDRFPKATLIGGDHDFEQWVATVVGFVEAPQVGLDLPLDIQGTAFQQRVWQALQTIPLGTTVSYADVANLIGSPKAVRAVASACAANAIAVAIPCHRVVRRDGGLSGYRWGIERKRELLKREASAS
- a CDS encoding DNA-3-methyladenine glycosylase family protein, with product MQIHAQTDIAYSPAELFLSDIDQDWFRLIAQIGARPPLSISSAEPYQALIHAIAHQQLHGRAAEAILGRFKAMYNTDFPTAEDILNTDPLRLRECGFSATKITTIMGIAEKTIEGIVPPKALAHTLSNEELISRLTTLRGIGRWTVEIFMMHNLARPDILPVDDFGVREGWKILKALEAQPKPKELAQIGQAWSPYRSTAAWYLWRAVDRFKAQNKK